One genomic segment of Nitrospiraceae bacterium includes these proteins:
- a CDS encoding response regulator, with protein MNIGTNKLNRGTRLNSFTSKIAHVFFDSFKTALLTILFVSILFFLSFLLWHQIVDSKKISQPVITDQDNGLKVANNTSKDVRQILVLDSYNIGYSWSDNEIQGIIETFKKADPKLRLFIEYLDFKNFPGMGYADRLKDIFLKKYRTKNFPVVIAADNPALEFVLKYRPALFPNAAIVFCGINGFDEKMIKGYKNITGVAEVLDAEGSVRAALSMFPKTQEVIVIHDYSVTGLATRAEAEKQLKALYDKVKFSYAENMSIQELIRYLKGISSNSIVLALSYGMDGDGQVFNHSTISRLLSANSPVPVFSVHEERLGYGTIGGSLLGGKLHGELAAEMALRILSGEPASNIPIDFKSPARKMFDYNQLVRFNIPLESLPEKSIIINKPISFFEEYRSLALTVLGIIITLIIGIIILGVNIYERKIAEQALLEQQSFTGKLIKNSTVATFVLDNKHRVMLWNKACEELTGCMESDMVNTDDQWKPFYSNKRSTLADVIIDNNLDSLSKLYANYSKSALNPNGIKAEGWYKDLGGKDRYIVFESSPIYNKKGELTAAIETIHDITESKRLGEQLLQAQKIEAIGQLAGGVAHDFNNILTAIVGYAYLTLMKMPGDNLLKGNIEQILNASERAKKLTQSLLSFSRKQIINPEPINLNEIVKKLEDFLHRLLREDIKISMKFDEDDLIVFADSGQIEQMLMNLVANAGDAMPNGGLIDISTKLVNLDNKFIEAYGYGKEGQYALVSVSDTGEGMDEKTKRRIFEPFFTTKAQGKGTGLGLSVVYGIVKQNNGFINVYSEQGKGTQFNIYMPLCGVIKGERQTKNECEQIKGGTETILVAEDDAVLLRLASTVLSNNGYKVIEAEDGEEAIAKYSTNKDIIKLIILDGIMPNKNGREAYQGIKVITPNIKTIFMSGYAEDIISKGGLLEPGIKFMLKPVTPLDLLKKVREVLDA; from the coding sequence ATGAATATTGGAACGAATAAATTAAATAGAGGAACAAGGTTAAACAGCTTTACCAGCAAGATAGCCCATGTTTTTTTTGATTCGTTTAAAACAGCCTTATTAACTATTTTATTTGTGTCCATTCTTTTTTTCCTGTCGTTTTTACTGTGGCATCAAATCGTTGATTCGAAAAAAATATCACAGCCGGTTATAACAGATCAGGACAATGGTTTAAAGGTTGCAAATAATACTTCAAAAGATGTTCGACAAATACTTGTTCTCGATTCCTATAATATTGGATATTCCTGGTCTGATAATGAGATTCAGGGGATTATAGAGACTTTCAAGAAAGCTGATCCAAAGCTGCGGCTTTTCATCGAATATTTGGACTTCAAAAATTTTCCAGGAATGGGATATGCAGACCGCCTGAAGGACATTTTTCTAAAAAAATACCGTACAAAAAATTTCCCAGTTGTAATAGCTGCTGATAATCCTGCGCTTGAATTTGTGCTCAAATACCGGCCTGCTCTGTTTCCTAATGCCGCAATTGTTTTTTGCGGAATTAACGGATTTGATGAAAAAATGATCAAAGGGTACAAAAACATAACAGGCGTTGCAGAAGTCCTTGATGCTGAAGGCTCTGTTAGAGCAGCACTCAGCATGTTTCCCAAAACACAAGAGGTAATAGTTATTCATGATTACAGTGTGACCGGACTGGCTACCAGAGCAGAGGCTGAAAAACAGTTAAAGGCATTATATGACAAGGTTAAATTTAGTTATGCAGAAAATATGAGTATTCAAGAACTCATTCGATACTTGAAGGGCATTTCTTCAAACAGCATTGTACTTGCTCTTTCATACGGCATGGATGGAGATGGACAAGTTTTTAACCACAGCACAATATCCAGATTGCTCAGTGCAAATTCCCCTGTCCCGGTATTTAGCGTGCATGAAGAGCGTCTGGGTTACGGAACAATTGGCGGCAGCCTGCTTGGCGGAAAACTTCATGGAGAACTAGCAGCTGAGATGGCTCTCAGGATATTATCAGGTGAGCCCGCATCGAATATCCCTATTGATTTTAAGAGTCCTGCTCGAAAAATGTTCGACTACAATCAGTTAGTCCGCTTTAATATTCCACTAGAATCTCTGCCTGAAAAAAGCATTATTATCAACAAGCCAATCTCGTTTTTTGAGGAATACCGCAGTCTTGCGCTTACTGTTCTGGGCATAATCATAACTCTTATAATTGGGATCATTATTCTTGGGGTTAATATTTATGAACGTAAAATAGCTGAACAGGCTTTGCTCGAACAGCAGAGTTTTACTGGTAAGCTGATTAAAAATTCTACTGTCGCTACATTTGTTTTGGATAATAAGCACAGAGTTATGCTCTGGAACAAGGCATGCGAGGAGCTTACCGGCTGTATGGAATCAGATATGGTTAATACTGATGATCAATGGAAACCTTTTTACAGCAACAAGAGATCAACGCTTGCAGATGTTATTATCGACAATAATCTTGACAGTCTTTCCAAGCTCTATGCTAATTACTCGAAGTCTGCACTGAATCCTAATGGAATAAAAGCAGAGGGGTGGTATAAAGACCTTGGCGGCAAGGACAGATATATTGTATTTGAGTCATCGCCTATATACAACAAAAAAGGGGAATTGACAGCAGCTATTGAAACGATCCATGACATTACTGAAAGCAAAAGGCTTGGAGAGCAACTCCTACAGGCACAAAAAATAGAGGCAATAGGCCAGCTTGCAGGTGGAGTAGCCCATGACTTTAACAATATTCTTACTGCAATAGTTGGGTATGCATATTTGACGTTAATGAAAATGCCGGGAGACAATTTGCTGAAGGGAAATATTGAACAGATTCTCAATGCATCAGAGAGGGCTAAAAAACTTACGCAGAGCCTTCTTTCATTCAGCAGAAAACAGATAATCAACCCGGAGCCAATAAACCTGAATGAGATCGTAAAAAAATTAGAAGATTTTTTACACAGACTGCTCAGAGAAGATATAAAAATCTCTATGAAATTTGATGAAGATGATTTAATTGTTTTTGCCGACAGCGGGCAGATAGAGCAGATGCTTATGAATCTGGTTGCTAATGCTGGAGATGCGATGCCTAATGGCGGGCTTATAGATATAAGCACTAAGCTGGTGAATCTGGATAATAAATTTATAGAGGCATATGGTTATGGAAAAGAAGGGCAATATGCTCTTGTATCTGTTTCGGATACAGGAGAAGGTATGGATGAGAAGACGAAGAGACGGATATTCGAGCCATTTTTTACAACCAAAGCACAAGGGAAGGGAACCGGGCTTGGACTTTCTGTTGTGTACGGTATCGTAAAACAGAATAACGGATTTATAAATGTGTACAGCGAACAAGGGAAGGGCACTCAATTTAATATTTATATGCCGTTATGCGGAGTGATAAAAGGTGAAAGGCAGACAAAAAACGAATGTGAACAGATAAAAGGAGGCACAGAGACGATACTTGTTGCAGAAGACGATGCTGTATTGCTAAGGCTTGCTTCTACTGTCTTGAGCAATAATGGATATAAGGTTATCGAGGCAGAGGACGGAGAAGAGGCTATAGCCAAATATAGCACAAACAAAGATATTATAAAGCTGATTATTCTTGACGGCATAATGCCGAACAAAAATGGAAGAGAGGCATATCAGGGAATTAAGGTTATCACCCCCAATATCAAGACAATTTTTATGAGCGGCTATGCAGAAGACATTATAAGCAAGGGGGGAT